In Tursiops truncatus isolate mTurTru1 chromosome 9, mTurTru1.mat.Y, whole genome shotgun sequence, a single genomic region encodes these proteins:
- the PRRT4 gene encoding proline-rich transmembrane protein 4 isoform X5, which translates to MAGYGCLGLGLFYWVLLAVPVGAQAASSVPGAHVTTLAPPPQSEASVLSLNLGLNFKFHLRRPAAAWGSSVTETRALSPGPSREPEEEVAGGLRTGPLWELLVGSLGNSPPERGSAEGSSTPWASSWPLESTSLLAGPTDRPTAPYQPRMGTMTWDTALTATAPPSSAPRLHQSELELKFDMALRAGVAPTLGHRTLPLLPSLRASLAEIAGRLGPFGFFGTTVSPLRNLSGLSPPDPVPSPSSASGISGSPGLFGTTLSPPPSPQETKLPSPRPLDPAASLSSALIATASLDSTTSTSGLDDPSPASLGNLSVQPECGPGSCGIRELPEREAQPPAAPLPLFFLTLEADWTEAKARWGLAWEAHVYGRLHRGLPPALPHQPAAQHRGGPLQRSPAEARPLPGPGLRGSPAGARPLPHRLAGGADRGRAHWEAWGGPWFPRAPRAPLFRGLARGQQRLIRLAVRTVAGQLVHATVLQPGQAPSLSAGLRPQSPAALRKQP; encoded by the exons ATGGCGGGGTATGGctgtctggggctggggctgtTCTACTGGGTCCTGCTTGCTGTCCCTGTGGGCGCCCAGGCTGCCTCCTCTGTCCCAGGTGCCCATGTCACCACTTTGGCCCCGCCACCTCAGAGTGAGGCCTCCGTGCTGTCTCTCAACCTGGGGCTTAACTTCAAATTCCACCTTCGGAGACCTGCTGCTGCTTGGGGGAGCTCTGTCACGGAGACCCGGGCACTTTCTCCTGGGCCGAGCCGGGAGCCAGAGGAAGAGGTGGCCGGTGGGCTGAGGACTGGCCCCCTTTGGGAACTCCTGGTGGGCTCTCTCGGGAACTCCCCCCCAGAGCGGGGCTCTGCTGAAGGCAGCTCTACTCCCTGGGCCTCCTCCTGGCCTCTGGAGTCCACATCCCTCCTCGCTGGGCCCACTGACCGGCCCACTGCTCCCTACCAGCCCAGGATGGGCACCATGACCTGGGATACTGCTCTGACAGCTACGGCACCTCCATCCAGTGCTCCCAGACTCCACCAGAGTGAGCTGGAGCTGAAGTTTGACATGGCGCTGAGAGCAGGCGTAGCCCCAACGCTTGGACATCGAACACTGCCCCTGCTGCCCAGCCTGCGGGCCAGCCTGGCAGAGATTGCTGGGCGCCTGGGACCCTTTG GGTTCTTTGGCACTACTGTGTCCCCACTCCGGAACTTATCAGGCCTGAGCCCCCCGGACCCAGTTCCATCCCCAAGCTCTGCCTCTGGAATTTCGGGTTCTCCAG GGCTCTTTGGCACCACTCtgtccccgcccccatccccccagGAGACAAAGCTCCCAAGTCCAAGGCCACTGGACCCAGCTGCTTCCCTAAGCTCTGCCTTGATTGCAACAGCATCACTAG actccaccacctccacctctggCCTGGATGACCCCTCTCCCGCCAGCCTTGGGAACCTTTCGGTGCAGCCAGAATGTGGGCCAGGGTCCTGCGGTATCAGAGAACTGCCTGAACGCGAAGCGCAGCCTCCTGCGGCCCCACTGCCCCTCTTCTTCCTGACCCTGGAGGCCGACTGGACAGAGGCCAAGGCTCGCTGGGGTTTGGCCTGGGAGGCCCATGTGTACGGG CGATTACACCGTGGACTTCCGCCCGCCCTCCCCCATCAACCTGCGGCGCAGCATCGAGGAGGCCCTCTGCAGCGAAGCCCTGCTGAAGCCCGGCCTCTTCCAGGGCCCGGCCTTCGGGGAAGCCCTGCAGGGGCTCGGCCTCTACCGCACCGCCTCGCTGGGGGCGCAGACCGGGGCCGGGCCCAttgggaggcctggggaggcccCTGGTTCCCCCGCGCCCCCCGAGCTCCCCTCTTCCGGGGCCTGGCCCGCGGGCAGCAGCGCCTCATCCGGCTCGCTGTGCGGACTGTCGCGGGACAGCTCGTCCATGCTACTGTGCTCCAGCCCGGACAGGCCCCCTCGCTGTCCGCTGGTCTGCGTCCTCAGTCCCCCGCGGCCCTCAGGAAGCAGCCCTAA